Proteins from one Entomospira culicis genomic window:
- the rpe gene encoding ribulose-phosphate 3-epimerase yields the protein MNTNMPILAPSLLSANFAHFQEALTLVHQHQAPWLHFDVMDGQFVPAITFGSQVVASLRDKSETFFDVHLMTNTPERHFAAFAQAGANNITFHIEATHHAHALVQQIHTLGVKAGIALNPATPLSAIVELLPFVDLVLVMSVNPGAGGQSMIPSMLQKVKRLQQMKSHYNYPYHIQIDGGINESTIFAVKNAGIDVVVAGSAFFANPKLDLFLQRLRS from the coding sequence ATGAATACAAATATGCCTATTTTGGCTCCTAGCCTACTGTCGGCTAACTTTGCACACTTTCAAGAGGCGCTCACCTTGGTGCATCAGCATCAAGCGCCGTGGCTTCACTTCGACGTGATGGATGGGCAATTTGTGCCGGCTATCACCTTTGGATCGCAAGTGGTTGCCAGCCTGCGCGACAAGAGCGAGACTTTTTTTGATGTGCATCTCATGACCAACACCCCCGAGCGCCACTTTGCCGCCTTTGCGCAAGCTGGTGCCAATAATATTACCTTTCACATTGAGGCCACGCACCATGCGCACGCCCTTGTGCAACAGATTCATACATTAGGAGTCAAAGCAGGCATTGCGCTCAATCCGGCTACGCCCTTAAGTGCAATTGTCGAGCTACTGCCCTTTGTTGATCTCGTCTTGGTGATGAGCGTCAATCCCGGCGCTGGTGGCCAGAGTATGATCCCCAGCATGCTCCAGAAGGTGAAACGACTGCAACAGATGAAGAGCCACTATAACTATCCCTACCACATCCAAATTGATGGCGGGATCAACGAGTCGACCATCTTTGCGGTGAAAAATGCGGGCATCGACGTGGTAGTAGCAGGGTCTGCCTTCTTTGCCAATCCTAAGCTCGATCTCTTTTTACAGCGACTACGGAGTTAA
- a CDS encoding tetratricopeptide repeat protein — protein MDAQAILKKAERQLKATQYRQVIRLLEPKILLFNNDAHFYYLLGSACYFTNDINGAQLYLQRGLTSAEDNIDIRLLLACVALRKRDTAQALQLWLEVDDLEPDNKKARFGINKMKSIKDNRDLGRFLVQHSFKKLLPIKPISPLMRVVSSIGYTLTIMLLLVSIGFLSQRIFYQIFPPQPFTRDGVSEQFTFFSIKPTEILSPSDAPTLFILSEAQILQGMEDAREYFNNFQDDLAGRELNRVLLSNASSAVKAQAMILQQAFQPPTFATYNANFTFVDVASQPQLYNGLHVLWRGPINGLNVTPSRIAFRLLVGYEDGRVLEGAVDVFVPFEISLTPNLVTHVLGKVVANDAGNFYLEAVSINQIVALDSHF, from the coding sequence GTGGATGCCCAAGCGATCCTCAAGAAGGCCGAGCGTCAGCTCAAAGCGACGCAGTATCGACAAGTGATTCGGCTCTTAGAGCCCAAAATCCTCTTGTTTAATAATGACGCGCACTTTTACTACCTCTTGGGGAGCGCTTGCTACTTTACCAACGACATCAACGGCGCACAACTCTATCTTCAACGCGGGCTTACCTCTGCCGAAGATAACATCGACATTCGCCTCTTGCTGGCTTGCGTGGCGTTACGCAAACGTGATACCGCGCAGGCGTTGCAACTTTGGCTCGAGGTAGACGACCTTGAACCCGACAACAAAAAAGCGCGCTTTGGTATTAATAAAATGAAGAGTATCAAAGATAATCGTGATTTGGGGCGCTTTCTTGTGCAACACTCGTTCAAAAAACTCCTACCCATCAAGCCCATCTCCCCCCTTATGCGCGTCGTCTCGAGCATCGGCTATACCCTCACTATCATGCTTTTATTAGTCAGTATCGGGTTTCTTAGCCAACGTATCTTCTACCAGATATTTCCCCCTCAACCCTTCACGCGCGACGGTGTATCCGAGCAATTTACCTTCTTTAGCATCAAACCCACCGAGATCCTCTCCCCTAGCGATGCCCCTACGCTCTTTATCTTGAGTGAGGCGCAAATTCTCCAAGGCATGGAGGATGCGCGAGAGTATTTCAACAATTTTCAAGACGATCTTGCCGGCAGAGAGCTCAATCGCGTACTCCTTTCTAATGCCAGTAGCGCCGTTAAAGCCCAAGCGATGATCCTCCAACAGGCCTTTCAACCGCCCACTTTTGCCACCTACAATGCGAATTTTACCTTTGTCGATGTCGCCTCCCAACCGCAACTCTACAATGGATTGCATGTGCTTTGGCGGGGGCCCATCAATGGGCTCAATGTTACGCCCTCCCGCATTGCCTTTCGTCTCTTAGTTGGCTATGAAGATGGACGCGTCTTAGAGGGTGCGGTGGATGTCTTTGTTCCCTTCGAGATCTCCCTTACGCCTAATCTGGTTACCCACGTTTTAGGCAAAGTTGTCGCTAATGATGCGGGAAATTTCTACCTAGAAGCCGTCTCTATTAACCAAATTGTCGCCCTCGATTCTCATTTTTAA
- the yhfZ gene encoding GntR family transcriptional regulator YhfZ, producing MMHEEFLQKTGKVIELLASEILLLHVGDRLPVISDWVERYNLSRGTVQNAIQVLRQKEAIVTKSRGHLGTFLIDIDYQKLQHFALRGPLRGSMPLPYSKLYEGLASGLYDTFMQVDLSLSLAYVRGAKDRIHQVLEGLYHFSIVSGLAADFAIKSGAPLEILFNFGSKTYLSGHVILFAHPHKALQAGMRVAIDMSSYDQSYLTQALVRDLDVELIPMGAHQIINNLLHNKIDAGVWNYDQVLMHQYPLAYQFIDNPLTDRATQAVLVGFQRNFVINTILKRTINQEHVLAVQHEVVYDLRVPKY from the coding sequence ATGATGCATGAGGAATTTTTGCAAAAAACCGGCAAGGTGATTGAGTTGCTAGCTTCTGAGATTTTGTTACTTCACGTGGGCGATCGCTTACCGGTGATTAGCGATTGGGTGGAGCGCTATAACCTCTCGCGCGGAACGGTACAGAATGCGATTCAGGTTTTACGCCAAAAAGAGGCTATTGTTACCAAAAGTCGCGGGCATCTGGGCACCTTTCTTATCGATATTGACTACCAGAAGTTGCAACATTTTGCGTTGCGTGGCCCTTTGCGTGGGAGCATGCCCTTGCCGTACTCTAAGCTCTATGAGGGGTTGGCTAGTGGGCTCTATGACACCTTTATGCAAGTCGATTTGTCGTTGAGTTTAGCCTATGTACGGGGTGCTAAAGATCGTATTCATCAAGTGCTTGAGGGGCTCTATCACTTTAGCATTGTCTCGGGATTAGCTGCTGATTTTGCCATTAAGTCGGGTGCACCCTTGGAGATTCTTTTTAATTTTGGATCGAAAACCTACCTCTCTGGTCATGTGATTCTCTTTGCGCATCCGCATAAGGCGCTCCAAGCGGGCATGCGTGTGGCGATTGATATGAGTTCTTACGATCAATCCTATCTTACGCAGGCGCTGGTGCGCGATCTTGATGTAGAACTTATTCCCATGGGTGCGCATCAAATTATCAATAACCTTCTGCATAATAAGATAGATGCCGGTGTCTGGAATTACGACCAAGTCTTGATGCACCAGTACCCGCTCGCCTATCAATTTATCGACAACCCCCTTACCGATCGTGCCACCCAAGCGGTGTTGGTCGGCTTCCAGCGTAACTTCGTTATCAATACCATTCTTAAGCGCACCATCAATCAGGAGCATGTTCTCGCCGTTCAGCATGAGGTGGTATACGATTTACGTGTACCTAAATATTAA
- the sppA gene encoding signal peptide peptidase SppA, protein MHRFIKFLREAVANILFILFILLAIIIGHYLFLGMRQTSKAPKLPPSFTLSLNPGYINEQSSPEPGLIQELLLGNNPSKESVHDYTRAIKLAKDDPRVTAIWLDLSGFYPSGFGVIEELHAALSLFKTSEKPIYAFSAYYGKGSYWLASLADEIWMDPFGMADINGFVSSQIFMAEALNKLGIEANIIKVGRYKNAVEGYELEARSESNQEATRSLLSSIWQHYTTSILANRANLSNNQKIAIANPTFANRTLGDSEAQTSQQLGLIDQIGSRNQALNTLFPNISFDPFDHFNSEQGAFISPKRYLNVEDRVAQRKAKRRRILHKNEPTIAIIHAEGAIVSGYGSDTQMGAQRVIEQLQDAVEDRVQAIIIRIDSGGGSSYASEQMYRVIEDIRSKKKIPVVISMGATAASGGYWMSLAADKIVAHPTTVTGSIGVFSLFFTAEGFAKKWGINEDRLFVPNNQIPSMDLFHQPSEAMLEYYQSGTNFIYNEFLERVVKAGRAENIQKADALAQGRVYSGLQALDLGLIDALGTLDDAIIITAELAELGEVYAVKTYPFNDKTMERIIQSLLNVQENPLNLILARIGLSQEMLTAQPYHVYALEPMRIE, encoded by the coding sequence TTGCATAGATTTATCAAATTCCTACGCGAAGCAGTAGCCAACATTCTCTTTATCCTTTTTATTCTTCTGGCTATCATCATTGGTCACTACCTCTTTTTAGGCATGCGCCAGACCAGTAAAGCGCCCAAGCTTCCGCCATCGTTTACCCTATCACTCAACCCAGGCTATATTAATGAGCAGAGTAGCCCCGAACCAGGACTTATTCAAGAACTCTTGCTTGGTAACAATCCCAGCAAAGAGTCGGTGCATGACTACACCCGCGCCATCAAGCTCGCCAAAGACGATCCGCGCGTAACGGCCATTTGGCTCGATCTTAGTGGTTTTTATCCATCAGGGTTTGGCGTGATTGAAGAGCTACACGCTGCCCTTAGCCTCTTTAAAACCAGCGAAAAACCTATCTATGCCTTCTCCGCCTACTACGGTAAAGGGAGCTATTGGCTAGCATCCCTTGCCGATGAGATCTGGATGGATCCGTTTGGTATGGCAGATATCAATGGCTTTGTGAGTAGTCAAATTTTTATGGCAGAAGCACTTAACAAGCTTGGCATTGAAGCAAATATCATCAAAGTAGGACGATACAAAAACGCCGTGGAGGGCTACGAACTAGAAGCGCGTAGCGAAAGCAACCAAGAAGCGACGCGCTCTCTGCTTAGTTCTATTTGGCAACATTACACCACCAGCATTCTGGCTAACCGCGCTAACTTATCGAATAACCAAAAAATTGCGATTGCTAATCCAACCTTCGCGAACCGCACCTTAGGCGACTCTGAAGCACAAACGAGCCAACAATTGGGTCTCATTGACCAAATTGGAAGTCGCAACCAAGCGCTTAACACGCTCTTTCCTAACATTAGTTTCGATCCATTTGATCATTTCAACAGCGAGCAAGGGGCGTTTATCTCGCCCAAAAGATACCTCAATGTAGAAGATCGGGTGGCACAACGTAAAGCTAAGCGCCGTCGTATTCTCCACAAAAATGAACCAACAATTGCCATCATTCACGCAGAAGGGGCGATTGTTTCGGGGTATGGATCGGATACGCAGATGGGCGCACAGCGCGTCATCGAGCAACTTCAAGATGCTGTTGAGGATCGGGTTCAGGCAATTATCATTCGTATAGATTCCGGCGGAGGAAGCTCTTACGCTAGCGAACAAATGTATCGGGTCATAGAAGATATTCGTAGTAAAAAGAAGATTCCTGTAGTCATTTCTATGGGTGCTACCGCGGCCTCTGGTGGTTACTGGATGAGTTTGGCTGCCGATAAAATCGTCGCTCACCCAACCACCGTAACCGGCTCTATTGGGGTCTTTTCCCTCTTTTTTACGGCCGAAGGGTTTGCCAAGAAGTGGGGTATCAATGAAGATCGTCTCTTTGTGCCAAACAACCAAATTCCTAGCATGGATCTCTTTCATCAGCCTAGCGAGGCGATGCTGGAATACTACCAATCGGGGACGAATTTTATCTACAATGAATTTTTAGAGCGCGTCGTAAAGGCAGGGCGTGCAGAAAATATCCAAAAAGCCGATGCACTTGCCCAAGGACGTGTCTACAGTGGACTACAAGCGCTAGATTTAGGACTTATAGATGCACTTGGTACGCTAGATGATGCGATTATCATTACGGCAGAATTAGCCGAACTAGGTGAAGTTTATGCCGTTAAAACCTATCCCTTTAACGACAAAACCATGGAGCGTATCATTCAATCACTCCTTAATGTGCAAGAGAATCCACTCAACCTTATTTTAGCACGCATCGGGCTTAGCCAAGAGATGCTCACCGCGCAACCCTACCACGTATACGCACTAGAGCCGATGCGTATCGAATAA